One segment of Actinomyces sp. 432 DNA contains the following:
- a CDS encoding polysaccharide biosynthesis protein encodes MNSLNSSPAGARQEAPASGPQPGAAALPTTPDPRESWPTTDIGGSRLHLPHGTIPALDCAMWVLAIVLVLSLNIDGSSREPTGIATGIAILLAAVLQLLAWLLFLRGRARFATGDEIPQILVTDVLIAAVLMLASILSQGLLLPLGAAVVSGAVALTLHMAVRWLFQRVVAWRHRPQAHRSRRTIVLGAGYGGVQAISLMQQDQEGVFTPVAILDDDPSKRHLRISGVRVLGPWEALGQVAAEKRADLVLLAVPSAGPERVDEVVEKAQSLGLEIRIMPSMEELVERAPSYHPDASQLQSTNVFRPPQIADLLGRREIDTDVDAIGAYLTGERVLVTGAGGSIGSQLCHAIARYEPERLIMVDRDDSALHAVQLSLDGQAMLDSPDVILGDLRTPGFIPALFDENRPTIVFHAAALKHVTLTERFPEEAFLTNVAATRDLLLAAASHDVRRFINISTDKAADPQCVLGYSKRVAERLTATIGRTLAPERRFMSVRFGNVLGSRGSALLTFASQLERGLPLTITDPSMERFFMSVDEACQLVLQAGVLGRSGEVLILDMGKPHNIEEIARRFATLMGYPDAQVTYTRVRPGEKLTEELFGRGEQDVRPNHPLISQTSVPPYPMGKLAAITDLRERAEWGQHGALVRRWMEAESGA; translated from the coding sequence GTGAATTCCCTGAACTCCTCCCCGGCGGGGGCCCGGCAGGAAGCCCCCGCATCCGGACCGCAGCCCGGCGCAGCCGCCCTCCCCACCACACCGGACCCGCGCGAGTCCTGGCCGACCACCGATATCGGCGGCTCGCGGCTGCACCTGCCGCACGGGACCATCCCGGCCCTGGACTGCGCCATGTGGGTGCTGGCGATTGTGCTGGTCCTGTCCCTGAACATTGACGGCAGCTCCCGGGAGCCGACCGGCATCGCGACCGGTATCGCCATCCTGCTCGCGGCAGTGCTGCAGCTGCTGGCCTGGCTGCTGTTCCTGCGCGGCCGCGCCCGCTTCGCCACCGGGGATGAGATCCCGCAGATCCTGGTCACGGATGTACTGATTGCGGCGGTGCTGATGCTCGCATCCATCCTGTCCCAGGGCCTGCTGCTGCCGCTGGGGGCGGCGGTGGTCTCCGGGGCGGTGGCGCTGACCCTGCATATGGCGGTGCGCTGGCTCTTCCAGCGCGTAGTCGCCTGGCGGCACCGCCCGCAGGCGCACCGCAGCCGGCGCACCATCGTGCTCGGGGCAGGCTACGGCGGGGTACAGGCGATCAGCTTGATGCAGCAGGACCAGGAGGGCGTCTTCACCCCGGTTGCCATCCTGGACGATGACCCCTCCAAGCGGCACCTGCGCATCAGCGGGGTGCGGGTGCTGGGGCCGTGGGAGGCGCTCGGGCAGGTAGCCGCGGAGAAGCGCGCCGACCTGGTACTGCTGGCGGTGCCCTCCGCAGGCCCGGAGCGAGTCGACGAGGTTGTGGAGAAGGCCCAGTCCCTGGGACTCGAGATCCGCATCATGCCCTCCATGGAGGAGCTGGTCGAGCGCGCGCCCTCGTACCACCCCGACGCCTCCCAGCTCCAGTCGACCAACGTCTTCCGGCCCCCGCAGATCGCGGACCTGCTCGGACGCCGCGAGATCGACACCGACGTCGACGCCATCGGTGCCTACCTGACCGGCGAGCGCGTCCTGGTGACGGGTGCGGGCGGATCGATCGGCTCCCAGCTGTGCCACGCAATCGCCCGCTACGAGCCGGAGCGACTGATCATGGTGGACCGGGACGACTCCGCCCTGCACGCGGTACAGCTGTCCCTGGACGGGCAGGCGATGCTCGACTCCCCCGACGTGATCCTCGGAGACCTGCGCACCCCCGGCTTCATTCCCGCCCTGTTCGACGAGAACCGGCCGACCATCGTCTTCCACGCGGCCGCACTGAAGCACGTCACGCTCACGGAGCGCTTCCCGGAGGAGGCCTTCCTGACGAATGTGGCGGCCACCCGCGACCTGCTGCTGGCGGCAGCCAGTCATGACGTGCGGCGATTCATCAATATCTCCACGGACAAGGCCGCGGACCCGCAGTGCGTGCTCGGCTACTCCAAGCGGGTGGCCGAGCGGCTGACGGCAACCATCGGGCGGACGCTGGCTCCCGAGCGCCGCTTCATGTCCGTGCGATTCGGGAACGTACTGGGTTCACGCGGCTCGGCGCTGCTGACCTTCGCCTCCCAGCTGGAGCGCGGGCTACCGCTGACGATCACGGACCCGAGCATGGAGCGGTTCTTCATGAGCGTGGACGAGGCCTGCCAGCTGGTCCTGCAGGCAGGGGTGCTTGGGCGCTCGGGCGAGGTCCTGATCCTGGACATGGGCAAGCCGCACAACATCGAGGAGATCGCGCGCCGCTTCGCCACCCTGATGGGCTACCCCGACGCGCAAGTCACCTACACGCGGGTGCGCCCCGGGGAGAAGCTCACCGAGGAGCTGTTCGGCCGGGGCGAGCAGGACGTGCGCCCGAATCACCCGCTGATCTCGCAGACCTCGGTGCCGCCCTACCCGATGGGGAAGCTCGCGGCGATCACCGACTTGCGTGAACGCGCCGAGTGGGGCCAGCACGGTGCCCTGGTACGCCGGTGGATGGAAGCGGAGAGCGGGGCATGA
- a CDS encoding glycosyltransferase — protein sequence MLIDSTSRLLAEDPLLLAVQSARRLPPGARGRMARAAGAGARPGSLRLALGEFLADRPAQAERALAAAVPRSPAGRRLAAELSVQLGRLHPDAAAQLPPTLRSRDYWSRGQLHDAVAVLDGVPEARARRARLRSQLAVMSPGFTLPRVTRSPRWEEPARSGPTRVLHVLTNSFPHTQSGYAVRSHAVLGAQRAAGIEVRAITRIGYPVTVGLVGAAGTDVVDGIEYRRLLPSRLAPTPAARLVQMARLLAQEVEVFRPHVLHTTTNFQNALVTRAVAESYGLAWVYEMRGVLEQTWVASRPVSQQAQALGSERFRLLRAKETEMALAADAVVVLSQVQLEDLVARGVPAERIRIVPNAVEDAVLEVPAVGAAEARTRLGLPREGFWAGSVSSLVDYEGFDVLLEAVARCRASGVDVRCLLVGDGVSRPGLEARAAELGLGPEVCVLPGRVPQQESLNWYQALDAFCVPRRDTPVCRSVTPIKPFNAMALGREVLVSDLPALREVVARGGGEVFPAEDAAALATALTGAARRSEDSNRVAAPGQNRIRAEACGLPTWSRNGTVYRAMYEELR from the coding sequence TTGCTGATTGACTCCACTAGTCGGCTTCTCGCCGAGGATCCGCTGCTGCTGGCGGTGCAGTCGGCCCGGCGCCTGCCCCCCGGGGCACGCGGGCGCATGGCACGAGCCGCCGGCGCAGGCGCGAGGCCAGGGTCCTTGCGCCTGGCCCTGGGCGAGTTCCTTGCCGACCGCCCCGCGCAGGCCGAGCGAGCGCTGGCTGCCGCGGTACCCCGTTCACCGGCGGGCAGGCGGTTAGCGGCGGAGCTGTCAGTCCAGCTCGGCCGCCTTCACCCCGACGCCGCCGCCCAGCTGCCGCCAACGCTGCGCTCCCGGGACTACTGGTCCCGGGGTCAGCTCCATGACGCGGTTGCGGTGCTCGACGGCGTGCCCGAGGCGCGGGCGCGGCGCGCACGGCTGCGCTCGCAACTGGCGGTGATGAGCCCGGGCTTCACGCTCCCACGGGTAACCCGCTCGCCCAGGTGGGAGGAGCCGGCTCGGAGCGGACCGACCCGGGTGCTACATGTACTGACGAACTCCTTCCCGCACACCCAGTCCGGCTATGCGGTGCGCTCTCACGCGGTGCTTGGCGCCCAGCGCGCCGCGGGCATTGAGGTGCGCGCGATTACGCGGATCGGCTATCCGGTGACGGTGGGGCTGGTAGGCGCGGCCGGCACGGACGTGGTGGATGGGATCGAGTACCGGCGGCTGCTGCCGTCCCGGCTGGCGCCGACCCCGGCGGCGCGGCTGGTGCAAATGGCGCGTCTGCTGGCGCAGGAGGTGGAGGTCTTCCGCCCGCACGTGCTGCACACCACCACGAACTTTCAGAACGCGCTGGTCACGCGCGCCGTGGCAGAGTCGTACGGGCTGGCGTGGGTGTATGAGATGCGCGGTGTGCTGGAGCAGACCTGGGTGGCCTCCCGCCCGGTGAGCCAGCAGGCTCAGGCGCTGGGCTCAGAGCGGTTCCGCCTGTTGCGCGCCAAGGAGACCGAGATGGCGCTGGCGGCGGACGCGGTAGTGGTCCTGTCGCAGGTACAGCTTGAGGACCTGGTCGCGCGCGGGGTGCCGGCGGAGCGCATCAGGATTGTTCCTAACGCGGTGGAGGACGCCGTGCTGGAGGTGCCCGCGGTGGGTGCGGCTGAGGCGCGCACTCGGCTGGGGCTGCCTCGCGAGGGCTTCTGGGCTGGCAGCGTCTCCTCCCTGGTGGACTATGAGGGCTTCGATGTATTGCTCGAGGCGGTGGCGCGGTGCCGCGCGAGCGGGGTCGATGTGCGCTGCCTGCTGGTGGGCGACGGCGTCAGTCGGCCGGGGCTCGAGGCACGGGCGGCGGAGCTCGGCCTGGGGCCCGAGGTCTGCGTGCTGCCGGGGAGGGTGCCGCAGCAGGAGTCCCTGAACTGGTACCAGGCCCTGGATGCGTTCTGCGTGCCCCGGAGGGACACGCCTGTCTGCAGGTCGGTGACGCCGATCAAGCCTTTCAACGCGATGGCACTGGGCCGGGAGGTGCTGGTGTCTGACCTGCCGGCCTTGCGGGAGGTTGTTGCCCGGGGCGGTGGCGAGGTATTCCCCGCCGAGGATGCTGCGGCCCTCGCCACTGCCCTCACTGGGGCGGCCAGGCGCTCGGAGGACTCGAATCGTGTTGCCGCGCCCGGCCAGAATAGGATTCGTGCTGAAGCTTGCGGACTACCCACGTGGAGTCGCAACGGCACGGTCTACCGCGCGATGTATGAGGAGTTGAGGTGA
- a CDS encoding ABC transporter permease, which translates to MTWLDRAYENYYMRSSHVVSDRQLESLDPVGLRPPLGKYIAQLWQRRHFIWADARAKALGSQRGTLLGNAWLIVKPMLDALVYFVIFGLLLQTSRGIENFVGYLIIGVTLFPPLQRSITGGAQVVRNGRNMIRGFSFPRAVLPISYTLRSAIDTLPPLASVLFLVAVLPPHALPTLHWLLIIPIFLLQFMLALGLTFFAARITTLFPDMRNIWPFLTQFWFYGSGVFFSYERFIDHPTVLAFMDVNPGYLILTMYRDCILYDAMPDTRSWALLITWTFGALVLGFVFFWEKEVAYAVER; encoded by the coding sequence ATGACCTGGCTCGATCGCGCTTACGAGAACTACTACATGCGTAGTTCCCACGTCGTCTCCGACCGCCAGCTGGAGTCCCTGGACCCGGTCGGGCTGCGGCCGCCGCTGGGCAAGTACATCGCACAGCTGTGGCAGCGGCGGCACTTCATTTGGGCGGATGCCCGGGCCAAGGCGCTTGGCTCCCAGCGCGGCACGCTACTCGGCAATGCCTGGCTGATCGTCAAGCCTATGCTGGATGCACTCGTCTATTTCGTGATATTCGGTCTACTGCTGCAGACCTCCCGCGGCATCGAGAACTTTGTCGGCTACCTGATCATCGGCGTGACGCTGTTTCCGCCCCTCCAGCGTTCAATAACAGGAGGAGCCCAAGTGGTCAGGAACGGCAGGAACATGATTCGGGGCTTCTCCTTCCCCCGCGCAGTGCTGCCGATCTCGTACACGCTGCGCTCGGCGATCGACACGTTGCCGCCCCTGGCGTCGGTGCTGTTCTTAGTGGCAGTCCTGCCTCCCCACGCCCTACCCACATTGCACTGGCTACTCATCATCCCGATCTTCCTATTACAGTTCATGCTCGCGCTGGGACTGACTTTTTTCGCGGCGCGCATCACCACGCTGTTTCCAGACATGCGCAATATCTGGCCGTTCCTGACCCAGTTCTGGTTCTACGGATCAGGCGTGTTCTTTTCCTACGAGCGGTTCATAGACCACCCCACCGTGCTTGCGTTCATGGACGTGAACCCCGGTTACCTCATCCTCACGATGTACCGGGACTGCATCTTGTACGACGCAATGCCTGACACGAGGTCCTGGGCGCTGCTGATCACCTGGACCTTTGGAGCGCTGGTTCTCGGCTTCGTATTCTTCTGGGAGAAGGAGGTCGCATATGCCGTCGAACGCTGA
- the wecB gene encoding non-hydrolyzing UDP-N-acetylglucosamine 2-epimerase — translation MVVYGTRPEAIKLAPVIQGLRDHADLRPTLVSTGQHREMLGQVSEIFSLAPDYDIDVFEPGQTLNTLSAKILARLDPVLASASPDAVLVQGDTTSVAAAALAAFYRRVPVVHLEAGLRSGNLSSPFPEEANRRVTTQLASLHLAPTPRSRANLLREGVDPEGIAVTGNTVIDALLHTRARRTQPADPRLREAIAQGRPLILVTAHRRENWGEALEGVGRALARLAARFPEHLIVLPVHRNPVVREAVIPHVAQLANVLISEPLAYGEFTTVMDAARIVLTDSGGVQEEAPSLGKPVLVMRENTERPEGVEAGTVRLIGTAEDRLVTEVSALLDSPTLYQQMAHAANPYGDGHASQRAVAAIAALLGLGERLPDFRPAMSRPTDHLRSVSL, via the coding sequence ATGGTCGTTTACGGCACACGCCCCGAGGCGATCAAGCTGGCGCCGGTCATCCAGGGGCTGCGAGACCACGCGGACCTGCGCCCCACGCTCGTGTCCACTGGGCAGCACCGGGAGATGCTGGGCCAGGTAAGCGAGATTTTCAGCCTGGCGCCGGACTATGACATCGACGTGTTCGAACCCGGCCAGACCCTGAACACGCTCAGCGCCAAGATCCTCGCCCGGCTGGATCCTGTCCTCGCCTCCGCAAGCCCGGACGCGGTCCTGGTACAGGGCGATACGACCTCCGTCGCCGCCGCGGCGCTGGCGGCCTTCTACCGACGAGTGCCAGTGGTGCACCTAGAGGCGGGGCTGCGCTCGGGGAACCTCTCCTCCCCCTTTCCCGAGGAGGCCAATCGGCGGGTGACCACCCAGCTGGCCTCACTACACCTGGCGCCTACCCCGCGCTCAAGAGCTAACCTGCTGCGCGAGGGCGTGGACCCGGAAGGCATCGCGGTCACCGGCAACACGGTGATTGACGCCCTGCTGCACACGCGCGCCCGGCGCACTCAGCCCGCCGACCCCCGTCTGCGGGAGGCGATTGCGCAGGGGCGTCCGCTCATCTTGGTCACGGCCCACCGGCGGGAGAACTGGGGTGAGGCGCTGGAGGGTGTGGGACGGGCGCTGGCACGCCTGGCGGCCCGCTTCCCCGAGCACCTGATCGTGCTGCCGGTGCACCGTAATCCGGTTGTGCGCGAGGCAGTCATCCCGCACGTGGCGCAGCTGGCGAATGTGCTCATCTCCGAGCCCCTGGCCTACGGGGAGTTCACCACCGTCATGGACGCCGCCCGGATCGTGCTCACCGACTCCGGCGGCGTGCAGGAGGAGGCGCCGAGCCTGGGCAAGCCCGTACTGGTGATGCGCGAGAACACCGAGCGTCCCGAGGGCGTAGAAGCCGGCACGGTCCGCCTCATCGGCACGGCGGAGGACCGGCTGGTAACGGAGGTCTCCGCCCTGCTGGACTCCCCCACCCTGTATCAGCAGATGGCTCACGCCGCCAACCCTTACGGCGATGGCCACGCATCCCAGCGCGCGGTGGCCGCGATCGCCGCGCTGCTGGGCCTGGGCGAGCGCCTGCCCGATTTCCGTCCCGCCATGTCACGTCCCACCGATCACCTGAGGTCAGTATCACTGTGA
- a CDS encoding glycosyl transferase family 4 encodes MTVALVLGFLAAAAASALATAALIPVLRRAQVVDVPVDRSLHVVPTPRGGGLAVVLGALLVMGPAIVIAWHRLATTHAYTRFSVLALGLVAIVAFAVVGLTEDLFSLSTRLRLCLQLVLGLLLGLAAAALVGANPWVAVAVAVCAAGLVNATNFMDGANGLAAGHAVVAGLWFTVVALAHPVPGLGVVMIAVAGAAAGFLPFNAPRARLFLGDSGSYALGGAWAFAATICLASGVPASASVAPLLVLVTDAGFTLGMRVRTGQRWYEPHKLHVYQRLVTFGWPHWAVALLVAATAALCSALAWLGLVLGQPALAWGLIGAVLIAYLYLPLAVGAGDPFRALRPVR; translated from the coding sequence ATGACAGTTGCCCTGGTCCTCGGCTTCCTGGCCGCCGCGGCGGCGTCGGCGCTGGCGACGGCGGCGCTGATCCCGGTGCTGCGGCGCGCCCAGGTGGTCGATGTCCCGGTGGATCGCTCGCTGCACGTGGTGCCGACACCGCGCGGCGGCGGCCTGGCCGTGGTGCTAGGGGCGCTGCTGGTAATGGGCCCGGCGATCGTAATCGCCTGGCACCGGCTCGCGACGACGCATGCGTACACCCGCTTCAGCGTGCTGGCGCTGGGGCTGGTGGCGATTGTGGCCTTCGCGGTCGTGGGCCTGACGGAGGACCTCTTCTCTCTTTCCACCCGGTTGCGCCTGTGTCTGCAGCTGGTCCTGGGCCTGCTCCTGGGCCTGGCCGCCGCCGCCCTGGTGGGGGCGAACCCGTGGGTGGCCGTGGCCGTGGCCGTGTGCGCCGCGGGACTGGTCAACGCCACCAACTTCATGGACGGCGCAAACGGCTTGGCTGCGGGGCACGCGGTGGTGGCGGGCCTATGGTTCACGGTGGTGGCGCTGGCGCACCCGGTTCCGGGACTCGGCGTCGTGATGATTGCGGTGGCCGGGGCGGCAGCAGGATTCCTGCCCTTCAACGCGCCGCGGGCGCGGCTCTTCCTGGGCGACTCCGGGTCCTACGCGCTTGGCGGCGCCTGGGCCTTCGCGGCCACGATCTGCCTGGCCTCCGGGGTTCCGGCAAGTGCTTCGGTAGCACCGCTGCTGGTGCTGGTGACCGATGCCGGCTTCACCCTGGGGATGCGGGTGCGCACCGGGCAGCGGTGGTATGAGCCGCACAAGCTGCACGTTTACCAGCGCCTGGTGACATTCGGCTGGCCGCACTGGGCCGTGGCCCTGCTGGTGGCGGCCACGGCGGCGCTGTGCTCGGCCCTGGCCTGGCTGGGCCTGGTGCTGGGGCAGCCGGCGCTTGCCTGGGGGCTCATCGGCGCTGTGCTGATCGCCTACCTGTACCTGCCGCTAGCGGTCGGGGCCGGCGACCCCTTCCGCGCGCTGAGGCCGGTGAGGTGA
- a CDS encoding glycosyltransferase has translation MAAADALRLGLRRFTGSQRPDVVVGTVPGLPTLPAALMLGRVLRRPVVAELRDAWPDILESASSWAGGDAPGLRRRALAAARGTVPGAITHLERQADAVVTTTESFARALRERGLGHVVTVRNAPAAPVAALPPVPGSRADGALRVLYLGTVGRAQGLDSAVRAAALAAQRGTHVMLRIVGDGAQAAAVRAEATRLDAPVQVLEPVPVERVGEQYAWADTVLVSLQDWPAMSLTVPSKLYELLATGRHISGAVAGEAAAIVRESGAGDIVAPQDPQALAALWTELAADRSRLAPASGSLWLDEHARKEDLVSRYESLLEGVTGA, from the coding sequence GTGGCTGCGGCGGATGCCCTCAGGCTGGGGCTGCGGCGCTTTACCGGATCGCAGCGGCCCGACGTCGTCGTCGGCACGGTGCCGGGGCTGCCGACCCTGCCAGCCGCCCTGATGCTGGGGCGCGTGCTGCGCCGGCCGGTAGTGGCGGAGCTGCGCGACGCCTGGCCGGACATCCTTGAATCCGCCTCCAGCTGGGCAGGCGGTGACGCTCCCGGGCTGCGGCGTCGGGCGCTGGCGGCGGCGCGCGGGACCGTACCGGGGGCAATCACCCATCTGGAGCGCCAGGCCGACGCCGTGGTTACCACCACCGAGTCCTTCGCCCGAGCGCTCCGCGAGCGCGGCCTGGGGCACGTGGTCACGGTCCGCAATGCGCCGGCAGCCCCGGTCGCGGCGCTCCCGCCCGTGCCTGGCTCTCGGGCGGATGGTGCCCTGCGCGTGCTGTACCTGGGCACGGTGGGTCGGGCCCAGGGGCTGGACAGTGCGGTGCGGGCCGCCGCCCTGGCAGCACAGCGGGGCACGCATGTGATGCTGCGGATTGTCGGCGACGGCGCGCAGGCCGCAGCCGTGCGCGCGGAGGCGACGCGTCTAGACGCCCCGGTGCAGGTGCTGGAGCCGGTTCCCGTGGAGCGGGTGGGCGAGCAGTACGCGTGGGCGGACACGGTGCTGGTGTCTTTGCAGGACTGGCCTGCCATGTCACTGACGGTTCCGTCCAAGCTGTACGAGCTCCTGGCCACCGGTCGGCACATCAGTGGCGCGGTTGCGGGCGAGGCCGCAGCGATTGTGCGCGAGTCCGGAGCCGGGGACATAGTCGCCCCGCAAGACCCGCAGGCGCTGGCGGCACTGTGGACGGAGCTGGCGGCCGACCGCTCCCGCCTGGCTCCCGCCAGCGGCTCGCTGTGGCTGGATGAGCACGCACGCAAGGAGGACCTGGTGTCCCGTTACGAGTCACTGCTGGAGGGGGTAACTGGTGCCTGA